Proteins encoded within one genomic window of Parolsenella massiliensis:
- a CDS encoding (deoxy)nucleoside triphosphate pyrophosphohydrolase, translating into MKTIHVAAAIIRDGEKILAAQRGYGEFKDGWEFPGGKLEPGETSSDACIREIQEELHVTIGNLEPLCTVEHDYETFHLVMDCFTCCIANGTINDSEHENLRWLETGKLWSVDWLPADIKVVKELEKSLA; encoded by the coding sequence ATGAAGACGATCCACGTAGCAGCCGCAATCATTCGTGACGGAGAGAAGATTCTTGCCGCGCAGCGAGGCTACGGCGAGTTCAAGGACGGTTGGGAGTTCCCCGGCGGAAAGCTCGAACCCGGTGAGACGAGCTCAGACGCGTGCATCCGAGAGATACAGGAGGAGCTCCACGTCACCATTGGCAACCTGGAGCCCCTCTGCACCGTCGAGCACGACTACGAGACGTTCCACCTCGTCATGGACTGCTTCACCTGCTGCATCGCCAACGGGACCATCAACGATTCCGAGCACGAGAACCTCCGCTGGCTCGAAACCGGTAAGCTCTGGTCCGTCGATTGGCTGCCGGCAGACATCAAGGTGGTCAAGGAGCTCGAGAAGTCCCTCGCTTAA
- a CDS encoding very short patch repair endonuclease, translating into MVSEATRHVMQANKSKNTKPELKVRAALRAAGLPGYRLHWKAAPGKPDICYPGRKVAIFVNGCFWHRCPYCALSTPKSNVDFWLAKFARNRARDERDCELLAQDGWTVLVIWECRLKKARFEATMDEVVRIVRASGEGAAPRPRSHAVLAGPDLVWPAAGAAIEIGSAPARVHRQRARMLRRRH; encoded by the coding sequence ATGGTATCCGAGGCAACGCGCCACGTGATGCAGGCGAACAAGTCGAAGAACACCAAGCCCGAGCTCAAGGTGCGTGCGGCTCTGCGCGCCGCCGGGCTTCCCGGCTATCGCCTCCACTGGAAGGCCGCGCCCGGCAAGCCCGACATCTGCTATCCGGGCCGCAAGGTCGCCATCTTTGTGAACGGCTGTTTCTGGCATCGCTGCCCGTACTGCGCCCTGTCCACGCCCAAGTCAAACGTTGACTTCTGGCTGGCCAAGTTCGCGCGCAACCGTGCTCGCGACGAGCGTGACTGCGAGCTTCTCGCGCAAGACGGCTGGACGGTGCTCGTCATCTGGGAGTGCCGCCTCAAGAAGGCGCGCTTTGAAGCCACGATGGACGAGGTGGTGCGCATCGTGCGCGCGTCGGGTGAGGGCGCCGCGCCCCGGCCGCGATCGCATGCCGTTCTCGCCGGCCCAGACCTTGTCTGGCCCGCCGCCGGCGCGGCCATCGAGATAGGCTCGGCCCCGGCCCGCGTGCATCGCCAGCGGGCGCGGATGCTCAGGCGCCGCCATTAG
- a CDS encoding metallophosphoesterase: MAVYVTSDAHGHVRALDKVLEQVSLGENDELYVLGDLIDRGPDPMGVVSLVRSLPQARVLLGNHEDLMMLAIGRTGAPRDGAFDTSGLNVEAFTDWMNWMQNGGAATAEQLERLSCEEYAGYLDWVRELPLYATATAGGRTFALSHAGISAGVALEWLGTHAGANLEDPEVLAEMLAAQQRDDLLWIRAEFWGCPTTLVGADGHGPVVVAGHTPSPLLSVYAADEGVACMNEDGKGMVVELGACPATGFVADRIDVDCAAASGTGVGRVGVLRLDDLKTWYADIREGE, encoded by the coding sequence ATGGCGGTCTACGTCACGAGCGACGCGCACGGTCACGTGCGGGCGTTGGACAAGGTTCTCGAGCAGGTATCGCTTGGCGAGAACGACGAGCTCTATGTGCTCGGCGACCTCATCGACCGCGGCCCCGACCCCATGGGCGTGGTCTCTCTCGTGCGCTCGCTGCCCCAGGCACGCGTTTTGCTGGGCAACCACGAGGACCTCATGATGCTCGCCATAGGCCGCACGGGCGCTCCGAGGGATGGCGCGTTCGACACCTCTGGCCTCAACGTTGAGGCCTTCACGGACTGGATGAACTGGATGCAGAACGGCGGCGCCGCCACCGCCGAGCAACTCGAGCGTCTGTCTTGCGAGGAGTACGCAGGCTACCTGGACTGGGTTCGCGAGCTGCCGCTCTATGCCACGGCGACCGCCGGTGGGCGCACCTTTGCGCTGAGCCATGCGGGCATAAGCGCGGGCGTTGCGCTTGAGTGGTTGGGCACGCACGCGGGTGCCAACCTGGAGGACCCCGAGGTGCTCGCGGAGATGCTTGCCGCCCAGCAGCGCGATGACCTGCTGTGGATTCGTGCGGAGTTCTGGGGATGCCCCACCACGCTCGTTGGCGCGGATGGCCACGGCCCCGTTGTGGTTGCGGGACACACGCCGTCTCCGCTGCTATCTGTTTACGCCGCCGACGAGGGTGTTGCCTGCATGAACGAGGACGGCAAGGGCATGGTCGTGGAGCTGGGCGCCTGTCCGGCCACCGGCTTTGTGGCCGACCGCATCGACGTTGACTGCGCCGCCGCGAGCGGGACGGGCGTGGGCCGCGTGGGCGTGCTTCGCCTTGATGACCTTAAGACCTGGTATGCGGACATCCGAGAGGGAGAGTAG